Proteins from a single region of Streptomyces sp. Tu 3180:
- the bldC gene encoding developmental transcriptional regulator BldC, which yields MTARTPDAEPLLTPAEVATMFRVDPKTVTRWAKAGKLTSIRTLGGHRRYREAEVRALLAGIPQQRSEA from the coding sequence ATGACCGCTCGCACCCCTGATGCCGAGCCGCTGCTGACCCCGGCTGAGGTCGCCACCATGTTCCGCGTCGACCCGAAGACGGTCACGCGCTGGGCGAAGGCCGGCAAGCTCACGTCGATCCGCACGCTCGGCGGGCACCGCCGCTACCGCGAAGCCGAGGTCCGCGCCCTGCTCGCGGGCATTCCGCAGCAGCGCAGCGAGGCCTGA
- a CDS encoding Glu/Leu/Phe/Val dehydrogenase dimerization domain-containing protein translates to MTDVSDGVLHTLFRSDQGGHEQVVLCQDRASGLKAVIAIHSTALGPALGGTRFYPYATEEEAVADALNLARGMSYKNAMAGLDHGGGKAVIIGDPEQTKSEELLLAYGRFVASLGGRYVTACDVGTYVADMDVVARECRWTTGRSPENGGAGDSSVLTAFGVYQGMRASAQHLWGDPSLRDRKVGIAGVGKVGHHLVEHLRAEGAEVVITDVREDAVRRILDRHLEGVTAVADTEALIRTEGLDVYAPCALGGALNDDTVPVLTAKVVCGAANNQLAHPGVEKDLADRGILYAPDYVVNAGGVIQVADELHGFDFDRCKAKAAKIFDTTLAIFARAKADGIPPAAAADRIAEQRMAEARPVA, encoded by the coding sequence GTGACCGACGTATCTGACGGCGTCCTGCACACCCTGTTCCGCTCGGACCAGGGAGGCCACGAGCAAGTCGTGCTCTGTCAGGACCGTGCCAGCGGCCTCAAGGCCGTCATCGCCATCCACTCCACCGCACTGGGCCCCGCCCTCGGCGGCACCCGCTTCTACCCGTACGCGACCGAGGAGGAGGCCGTCGCCGACGCGCTGAACCTGGCGCGCGGGATGTCGTACAAGAACGCCATGGCCGGCCTCGACCACGGCGGCGGCAAGGCCGTGATCATCGGTGACCCGGAGCAGACCAAGAGCGAGGAGCTGCTGCTGGCCTACGGCCGGTTCGTCGCCTCGCTCGGCGGCCGCTACGTCACCGCCTGCGACGTCGGCACCTACGTGGCCGACATGGACGTCGTGGCCCGCGAGTGCCGCTGGACCACCGGCCGCTCCCCCGAGAACGGCGGCGCCGGCGACTCCTCGGTGCTCACCGCCTTCGGCGTCTACCAGGGCATGCGGGCCTCCGCCCAGCACCTGTGGGGCGACCCCTCGCTGCGCGACCGCAAGGTCGGTATCGCGGGCGTCGGCAAGGTCGGCCACCACCTGGTGGAGCACCTGCGGGCCGAGGGCGCCGAGGTCGTCATCACCGACGTGCGCGAGGACGCCGTGCGGCGGATCCTCGACCGGCACCTCGAGGGCGTCACGGCCGTCGCCGACACCGAGGCGCTGATCCGCACGGAGGGCCTGGACGTCTACGCCCCCTGCGCGCTCGGCGGGGCGCTGAACGACGACACCGTGCCGGTGCTGACCGCCAAGGTGGTCTGCGGCGCCGCGAACAACCAGCTCGCCCACCCGGGCGTGGAGAAGGACCTCGCCGACCGCGGGATCCTCTACGCGCCGGACTACGTGGTGAACGCCGGCGGCGTCATCCAGGTCGCCGACGAGCTGCACGGCTTCGACTTCGACCGGTGCAAGGCGAAGGCGGCGAAGATCTTCGACACCACGCTCGCCATATTCGCGCGCGCGAAGGCCGACGGGATCCCGCCGGCCGCCGCGGCCGACCGGATCGCCGAGCAGCGGATGGCGGAGGCGCGTCCGGTGGCGTGA
- a CDS encoding DUF3073 domain-containing protein, translating into MGRGRAKAKQTKVARQLKYNSGGTDLARLAEELGASTSNQSPNGDHFEADEQDDDLYARYADLYEDDDEDEDDQSPQQRRGA; encoded by the coding sequence ATGGGGCGCGGCCGGGCCAAGGCCAAGCAGACGAAGGTCGCCCGCCAGCTGAAGTACAACAGCGGTGGGACGGACCTCGCACGCCTGGCCGAGGAGCTGGGCGCATCGACATCGAACCAGTCACCGAACGGTGACCACTTCGAGGCCGATGAGCAAGACGACGACCTGTACGCACGGTACGCCGACCTCTACGAGGACGACGACGAGGACGAGGACGACCAGTCCCCGCAACAGCGTCGCGGCGCTTGA
- the purM gene encoding phosphoribosylformylglycinamidine cyclo-ligase, with translation MSQNTGASYAAAGVDIEAGDRAVELMKEWVKKTRRPEVLGGLGGFAGLFDASALKNYDRPLLASATDGVGTKVDIARQLGVYDTIGHDLVAMVMDDIVVCGAEPLFMTDYICVGKVHPERVAAIVKGIAEGCVLAGCALVGGETAEHPGLLGPDDFDVAGAGTGVVEADRLLGADRIREGDAVIAMASSGLHSNGYSLVRHVLLDRAGLALEGRIDELGRTLGEELLEPTRIYSLDCLALIRTTEVHAFSHVTGGGLAANLARVVPDGLHAVVDRSTWTPAPVFDLVGRTGSVERLELEKTLNMGVGMIAVVPQESTDVALATLADRGVDAWVAGEVTARGEHTTGAALVGDYAN, from the coding sequence ATGTCCCAGAACACTGGTGCCAGCTACGCCGCGGCGGGCGTGGACATCGAGGCGGGCGACCGCGCGGTCGAGCTCATGAAGGAGTGGGTGAAGAAGACGCGGCGCCCCGAGGTCCTCGGCGGCCTCGGCGGCTTCGCCGGCCTCTTCGACGCCTCCGCCCTGAAGAACTACGACCGCCCGCTGCTCGCCTCCGCCACGGACGGCGTCGGCACCAAGGTCGACATCGCCCGGCAGCTCGGCGTGTACGACACCATCGGCCACGACCTGGTCGCCATGGTCATGGACGACATCGTGGTGTGCGGTGCCGAGCCGCTGTTCATGACCGACTACATCTGCGTCGGCAAGGTGCACCCCGAGCGCGTCGCCGCCATCGTCAAGGGCATCGCCGAGGGCTGCGTGCTGGCCGGATGCGCCCTGGTCGGCGGTGAGACGGCCGAACACCCGGGCCTGCTGGGTCCGGACGACTTCGACGTCGCCGGCGCCGGTACGGGCGTCGTGGAGGCCGACCGGCTGCTCGGCGCGGACCGCATCCGCGAGGGCGACGCGGTGATCGCCATGGCGTCCTCCGGTCTTCACTCGAACGGGTACTCCCTCGTCCGGCACGTGCTGCTGGACCGGGCCGGACTCGCCCTGGAGGGCCGGATCGACGAACTGGGCCGCACCCTCGGCGAGGAGCTGCTGGAGCCCACCAGGATCTACTCGCTGGACTGCCTGGCCCTGATCCGCACCACCGAGGTGCACGCCTTCAGCCACGTCACCGGCGGCGGCCTCGCGGCCAACCTGGCCCGGGTCGTCCCGGACGGGCTGCACGCGGTCGTCGACCGCTCCACCTGGACCCCCGCCCCGGTCTTCGACCTCGTCGGCAGGACCGGCTCGGTCGAGCGCCTGGAGCTGGAGAAGACCCTCAACATGGGCGTCGGCATGATCGCGGTCGTGCCGCAGGAGTCCACGGACGTGGCGCTGGCGACGCTGGCCGACCGCGGCGTGGACGCCTGGGTGGCCGGCGAGGTCACCGCCCGCGGTGAGCACACGACCGGCGCGGCCCTCGTGGGCGACTACGCGAACTGA
- the purF gene encoding amidophosphoribosyltransferase, protein MPRGDGRLNHDLLPGEKGPQDACGVFGVWAPGEEVAKLTYFGLYALQHRGQESAGIAVSNGSQILVFKDMGLVSQVFDETSLGSLQGHIAVGHARYSTTGASVWENAQPTFRATAHGSIALGHNGNLVNTAQLAEMVAELPKENGRAPKVAATNDTDLITALLAGQRAADGEPVTVEQAAHVVLPKVRGAFSLVFMDENTLYAARDPQGIRPLVLGRLERGWVVASESAALDICGASFVREIEPGEFVAIDENGLRTSRFAEAKPKGCVFEYVYLARPDTDIAGRNVYLSRVEMGRRLAKEAPVEADLVIPTPESGTPAAIGYAEESGIPFGAGLVKNAYVGRTFIQPSQTIRQLGIRLKLNPLKEVIKGKRLVVVDDSIVRGNTQRALVRMLREAGAAEVHIRISSPPVKWPCFFGIDFATRAELIANGMTIEEIGTSLGADSLAYISLDGMIEATTIAKPNLCRACFDGEYPMELPDPELLGKQLLETELAAGTAAPAAVDAIRRP, encoded by the coding sequence GTGCCACGTGGTGACGGACGACTCAACCACGACCTGCTCCCCGGTGAGAAGGGCCCCCAGGACGCCTGCGGCGTCTTCGGTGTCTGGGCTCCGGGCGAAGAGGTCGCCAAGCTCACGTACTTCGGGCTCTACGCCCTCCAGCATCGGGGTCAGGAATCCGCGGGTATCGCGGTCAGCAACGGCTCCCAGATCCTCGTCTTCAAGGACATGGGCCTGGTCTCCCAGGTCTTCGACGAGACCTCGCTCGGTTCGCTCCAGGGTCACATCGCGGTCGGACACGCCCGCTACTCGACCACCGGCGCCTCCGTGTGGGAGAACGCCCAGCCGACGTTCCGCGCCACCGCGCACGGATCCATCGCGCTCGGTCACAACGGCAACCTGGTCAACACGGCGCAGCTCGCCGAGATGGTCGCCGAACTCCCCAAGGAGAACGGCCGCGCCCCGAAGGTGGCGGCCACCAACGACACCGACCTGATCACCGCCCTGCTGGCCGGCCAGCGTGCCGCCGACGGCGAGCCGGTGACCGTGGAGCAGGCCGCGCACGTGGTCCTCCCGAAGGTCAGGGGTGCCTTCAGCCTCGTCTTCATGGACGAGAACACCCTCTACGCGGCCCGTGACCCGCAGGGCATCCGCCCGCTGGTGCTCGGCCGTCTGGAGCGCGGCTGGGTCGTCGCCTCCGAGTCCGCCGCCCTCGACATCTGCGGCGCCAGCTTCGTCCGCGAGATCGAGCCGGGCGAGTTCGTCGCCATCGACGAGAACGGCCTGCGCACCTCCCGGTTCGCGGAAGCGAAGCCCAAGGGCTGTGTCTTCGAGTACGTGTACCTGGCCCGCCCGGACACCGACATCGCCGGCCGGAACGTGTATCTCTCGCGCGTCGAGATGGGCCGCCGCCTCGCCAAGGAGGCCCCGGTCGAGGCCGACCTGGTCATACCGACCCCGGAGTCGGGCACCCCGGCCGCCATCGGCTACGCCGAGGAGTCCGGCATCCCCTTCGGCGCCGGCCTGGTCAAGAACGCGTACGTCGGACGTACGTTCATCCAGCCCTCGCAGACCATCCGGCAGCTCGGCATCCGCCTGAAGCTGAACCCTCTCAAGGAAGTCATCAAGGGCAAGCGCCTGGTCGTCGTCGACGACTCGATCGTGCGCGGCAACACCCAGCGCGCCCTGGTCCGCATGCTCCGCGAGGCCGGCGCCGCCGAGGTCCACATCCGGATCTCCTCGCCGCCCGTGAAGTGGCCCTGCTTCTTCGGCATCGACTTCGCCACCCGCGCCGAGCTCATCGCCAACGGCATGACCATCGAGGAGATCGGCACCTCGCTGGGCGCCGACTCCCTGGCGTACATCTCCCTCGACGGCATGATCGAGGCGACCACCATCGCCAAGCCGAACCTGTGCCGCGCCTGCTTCGACGGCGAGTACCCGATGGAACTGCCCGACCCCGAGCTCCTCGGCAAGCAGCTCCTGGAGACCGAGCTGGCCGCCGGCACCGCCGCCCCGGCCGCGGTCGACGCGATCCGCCGCCCGTAA
- a CDS encoding META domain-containing protein — MYRQKHKQRTTLTAALLVPFLAACGSEKAGGGSGSARAEEPVTGIRWSVDSVTVDGTTHRAPDGAHVTLDGEGRAEGSYGCNTFSARAAQDGDRITLSDATSTEMACDDKPMDFEHALSRTLTDSALRARVNDDRLTLTTDAGDTVRLSRSEDAPLHGTKWTVTTPAADGRAHLTFDERERTVSGSLGCNRVEAGATVRDGHITLGTPSTTRMMCEDSLMAAEKSLTKLFDGTLTYSVDHRTLTLTSENGTEVRAVAES; from the coding sequence ATGTACAGGCAGAAGCACAAGCAGCGCACGACCCTGACGGCCGCCCTGCTCGTCCCGTTCCTGGCGGCCTGTGGCAGCGAGAAGGCGGGCGGCGGCAGCGGCTCCGCCCGGGCGGAGGAACCGGTCACCGGCATCCGCTGGAGCGTCGACAGCGTCACCGTCGACGGGACCACGCACCGCGCCCCCGACGGCGCGCACGTCACCCTGGACGGCGAGGGCCGGGCCGAGGGCAGCTACGGCTGCAACACCTTCAGCGCCCGGGCCGCCCAGGACGGCGACCGGATCACGCTCAGCGACGCCACGTCCACCGAGATGGCCTGCGACGACAAGCCCATGGACTTCGAGCACGCGCTCTCGCGCACCCTCACCGACAGCGCCCTGAGGGCCCGCGTGAACGACGACCGCCTCACCCTCACCACCGACGCCGGCGACACCGTCCGCCTCAGCAGGAGCGAGGACGCCCCCCTGCACGGCACGAAGTGGACCGTCACCACCCCCGCCGCCGACGGCCGTGCCCACCTCACCTTCGACGAGCGCGAGCGCACCGTCTCCGGCAGCCTCGGCTGCAACAGGGTCGAGGCCGGGGCCACCGTGCGCGACGGCCATATCACCCTCGGCACGCCCTCCACGACCCGAATGATGTGCGAAGACTCACTCATGGCCGCCGAGAAGTCCCTGACGAAGCTCTTCGACGGCACGCTCACCTATTCCGTCGACCACCGCACGCTCACGCTGACCAGCGAAAACGGCACCGAGGTGCGCGCCGTCGCCGAGTCCTGA
- a CDS encoding maleylpyruvate isomerase family mycothiol-dependent enzyme: protein MPPAKKRTRSYDPARIRAAVLAQFGNVRSAVRTLTPEQLALPTRLGDWTVRELAAHVTMAVEAVSRGLDREEPATADLALLDWPSATAARAGGVADGTRELAAAHPDLDALYAGAEERLAACLADTPGTRLLATRTGALTLADYLVTRTVEFTVHTDDLNAAVPGLGIPYDRQALAAATRLLADALAAKAPGGSTEVRIPPYAVVQCVEGPRHTRGTPPNVVETDPLTWIALATGRLAWPDAVAGARVSASGERADLGPYLPLTA, encoded by the coding sequence ATGCCACCGGCCAAGAAGCGCACCCGCTCCTACGACCCCGCCCGGATCCGCGCCGCCGTCCTGGCCCAGTTCGGGAACGTGCGGTCGGCCGTGCGCACCCTCACCCCCGAGCAGCTCGCCCTGCCCACCCGGCTCGGCGACTGGACGGTGCGGGAGCTGGCCGCGCACGTGACCATGGCCGTGGAGGCCGTCAGCCGCGGCCTCGACCGCGAGGAGCCCGCCACGGCCGATCTCGCCCTCCTGGACTGGCCCTCCGCCACCGCCGCCCGCGCGGGCGGCGTCGCCGACGGCACCCGCGAACTGGCCGCCGCCCACCCCGACCTCGACGCCCTCTACGCCGGCGCCGAGGAGCGCCTCGCCGCGTGCCTGGCCGACACCCCCGGCACCCGCCTCCTCGCCACCCGGACCGGCGCCCTCACCCTCGCCGACTACCTGGTCACCCGCACCGTCGAGTTCACCGTCCACACCGACGACCTGAACGCCGCCGTGCCCGGCCTCGGCATCCCGTACGACCGCCAGGCCCTCGCCGCAGCGACCCGGCTGCTGGCCGACGCGCTCGCCGCGAAGGCGCCCGGCGGCTCCACGGAGGTGCGGATCCCGCCGTACGCCGTCGTGCAGTGCGTCGAGGGCCCCCGGCACACCCGCGGCACCCCGCCCAACGTCGTCGAGACCGACCCGCTGACCTGGATCGCTCTGGCCACCGGGCGGCTGGCCTGGCCGGACGCCGTGGCCGGCGCCCGGGTGAGCGCGAGCGGCGAGCGGGCGGACCTCGGGCCGTACCTGCCGCTGACGGCGTGA
- the purL gene encoding phosphoribosylformylglycinamidine synthase subunit PurL — MSRTPLDTVEHAAATPDVELPWAELGLKKDEYERIVEILGRRPTGAELAMYSVMWSEHCSYKSSKVHLRQFGEKAPENDAMLVGIGENAGVVDVGQGYAVTFKVESHNHPSYVEPYQGAATGVGGIVRDIIAMGARPVAVVDPLRFGAADHPDTKRVLPGVVAGIGGYGNCLGLPNIGGEVVFDACYQGNPLVNAGCIGVMRHEDIHLAKASGAGNKVILYGARTGGDGIGGASILASETFDDAKPSKRPAVQVGDPFQEKLLIECTLEAFKEKLVVGIQDLGAAGLSCATSELASNGSGGMRVTLDDVPLRDSTLSPEEILMSESQERMCAVVEPDKVDRFLEICDKWDVIATVIGEVTDGDRLEIYWHGGKIVDVDPRTVAHEGPTYERPYARPEWQDALQADDANKLPRPRTSEELRDQVLQLVGSPNQASKQWITQQYDRFVQGNTVLAQPEDSGMIRIDEETGLGVAIATDGNGRYAKLDPYTGAQLALAEAYRNVATTGARPLAVSDCLNFGSPEDPAVMWQFAEAVRGLADACRQLGTPVTGGNVSLYNQTGEAAIHPTPVVAVLGVIDDVARRTPVAFQEEGQLLYLLGDTREEFGGSAWSQVVHDHLGGLPPEVDLERERLLGEILISASRDGMIDSAHDLSDGGLIQAVVESALLGGKGARLVVPDGLDAFTFLFSESAGRAIVAVPRSEEVRFNDMCGARGLPATRVGVVDGDTVEVQGEFALTLQELREAHERTIPALLA; from the coding sequence ATGAGCCGGACGCCTCTGGACACGGTCGAGCACGCGGCCGCGACCCCCGACGTCGAGCTGCCCTGGGCCGAACTCGGCCTGAAGAAGGACGAGTACGAGCGGATCGTGGAGATCCTCGGCCGCCGGCCCACCGGCGCCGAGCTCGCCATGTACTCGGTGATGTGGTCCGAGCACTGCTCGTACAAGTCCTCCAAGGTCCACCTCCGCCAGTTCGGCGAGAAGGCCCCCGAGAACGACGCGATGCTCGTCGGCATCGGCGAGAACGCCGGCGTGGTCGACGTCGGCCAGGGCTACGCGGTCACCTTCAAGGTCGAGTCGCACAACCACCCGTCGTACGTCGAGCCCTACCAGGGCGCGGCCACCGGCGTCGGCGGCATCGTGCGCGACATCATCGCGATGGGCGCCCGCCCGGTCGCGGTCGTCGACCCGCTGCGCTTCGGCGCCGCCGACCACCCCGACACCAAGCGCGTCCTGCCCGGCGTCGTCGCCGGCATCGGCGGCTACGGCAACTGCCTGGGCCTGCCCAACATCGGCGGCGAGGTCGTCTTCGACGCCTGCTACCAGGGCAACCCGCTGGTCAACGCCGGCTGCATCGGCGTGATGCGGCACGAGGACATCCACCTCGCCAAGGCGTCCGGCGCCGGCAACAAGGTCATCCTGTACGGCGCCCGGACCGGCGGCGACGGCATCGGCGGCGCGTCGATCCTGGCCTCCGAGACCTTCGACGACGCCAAGCCGTCCAAGCGCCCGGCGGTGCAGGTCGGTGACCCCTTCCAGGAGAAGCTCCTCATCGAGTGCACCCTGGAGGCCTTCAAGGAGAAGCTGGTCGTCGGCATCCAGGACCTCGGCGCGGCCGGCCTGTCCTGCGCCACCTCCGAGCTGGCCTCCAACGGCTCCGGCGGCATGCGCGTCACCCTGGACGACGTCCCGCTGCGCGACTCCACGCTCTCGCCCGAGGAGATCCTCATGAGCGAGTCGCAGGAGCGCATGTGCGCGGTCGTCGAGCCCGACAAGGTCGACCGCTTCCTCGAGATCTGCGACAAGTGGGACGTCATCGCCACCGTCATCGGCGAGGTGACCGACGGCGACCGCCTGGAGATCTACTGGCACGGCGGCAAGATCGTCGACGTCGACCCGCGCACGGTCGCCCACGAGGGCCCGACCTACGAGCGCCCCTACGCCCGCCCCGAGTGGCAGGACGCGCTCCAGGCCGACGACGCGAACAAGCTGCCCCGGCCGCGGACGTCCGAGGAGCTGAGGGACCAGGTCCTCCAGCTCGTCGGCTCGCCCAACCAGGCCTCCAAGCAGTGGATCACCCAGCAGTACGACCGCTTCGTGCAGGGCAACACCGTCCTCGCCCAGCCCGAGGACTCCGGGATGATCCGCATCGACGAGGAGACCGGCCTCGGCGTCGCGATCGCCACCGACGGCAACGGCCGGTACGCCAAGCTCGACCCGTACACGGGCGCCCAGCTGGCCCTCGCCGAGGCGTACCGCAACGTGGCGACGACCGGCGCCAGGCCGCTGGCCGTCTCCGACTGCCTGAACTTCGGCTCCCCCGAGGACCCGGCGGTCATGTGGCAGTTCGCCGAGGCCGTGCGCGGCCTGGCCGACGCCTGCCGGCAGCTCGGCACCCCGGTGACCGGCGGCAACGTCTCGCTCTACAACCAGACCGGCGAGGCCGCCATCCACCCGACCCCGGTGGTCGCGGTCCTCGGCGTGATCGACGACGTGGCCCGCCGCACCCCCGTCGCCTTCCAGGAGGAGGGCCAGCTGCTCTACCTCCTCGGCGACACCCGCGAGGAGTTCGGCGGCTCGGCCTGGTCCCAGGTGGTCCACGACCACCTCGGCGGTCTGCCGCCCGAGGTCGACCTGGAGCGCGAGCGGCTGCTCGGCGAGATCCTGATCTCCGCCTCCCGCGACGGCATGATCGACTCCGCGCACGACCTGTCCGACGGCGGTCTGATCCAGGCGGTCGTCGAGTCGGCGCTGCTCGGGGGCAAGGGCGCGCGTCTGGTCGTCCCGGACGGGCTCGACGCCTTCACCTTCCTGTTCTCCGAGTCGGCCGGCCGCGCGATCGTCGCCGTGCCGCGCTCGGAGGAGGTCCGCTTCAACGACATGTGCGGCGCGCGCGGCCTCCCGGCCACCCGCGTCGGCGTCGTCGACGGCGACACGGTGGAGGTCCAGGGCGAGTTCGCGCTGACCCTTCAGGAGCTGCGCGAGGCGCACGAGCGGACGATCCCGGCCCTGCTGGCCTGA
- the purQ gene encoding phosphoribosylformylglycinamidine synthase subunit PurQ yields the protein MTARIGVVTFPGSLDDRDTQRAIRVAGAEPVSLWHKDKDLKQVDAVVLCGGFSYGDYLRAGAIARFSPVMDTLVEQARAGLPVLGICNGFQILTEAHLLPGGMLGNDHLHFICRDQKLRVENADTAWTTDYTAGQEIHIPLKNMDGRYVADRYTLDALEAEGRVAFRYLDVNPNGSLNDIAGITNEAGNVVGLMPHPEHAVEPLIGTGRTDGLPFFTSILKKLVNA from the coding sequence GTGACCGCTCGTATCGGCGTCGTCACTTTCCCGGGCAGTCTCGACGACCGGGACACGCAGCGCGCGATCCGTGTCGCGGGTGCCGAACCCGTCTCCCTGTGGCACAAGGACAAGGACCTCAAGCAGGTCGACGCCGTGGTGCTGTGCGGCGGTTTCTCCTACGGCGACTACCTGCGCGCCGGGGCCATCGCCCGTTTCTCGCCGGTGATGGACACCCTCGTCGAGCAGGCCAGGGCGGGCCTTCCCGTCCTCGGCATCTGCAACGGCTTCCAGATCCTCACCGAGGCGCACCTGCTCCCCGGCGGCATGCTGGGCAACGACCACCTGCACTTCATCTGCCGCGACCAGAAGCTGCGGGTGGAGAACGCGGACACCGCCTGGACCACCGACTACACGGCCGGCCAGGAGATCCACATCCCGCTGAAGAACATGGACGGCCGCTACGTGGCCGACCGGTACACGCTGGACGCGCTGGAGGCCGAGGGCCGCGTCGCCTTCCGGTACCTGGACGTCAACCCGAACGGCTCGCTCAACGACATCGCCGGCATCACCAACGAGGCGGGCAACGTCGTCGGCCTGATGCCGCACCCCGAGCACGCCGTCGAGCCGCTGATCGGTACGGGCCGTACCGACGGCCTCCCGTTCTTCACCTCGATCCTCAAGAAGCTGGTCAACGCATGA
- the purS gene encoding phosphoribosylformylglycinamidine synthase subunit PurS yields MARVVVDVMLKPEILDPQGQAVQRALPRLGFEGISDVRQGKRFELEVDGPVDEAVLARIHDLAESFLANTVIEDFTVRVEEVAEAAK; encoded by the coding sequence GTGGCACGCGTCGTAGTCGACGTCATGCTCAAGCCGGAGATCCTCGACCCCCAGGGCCAGGCGGTGCAGCGCGCACTGCCGCGGCTGGGTTTCGAGGGGATCTCGGACGTCCGTCAGGGAAAGCGATTCGAACTGGAAGTTGACGGGCCGGTCGACGAGGCCGTGCTCGCCCGCATCCACGATCTTGCGGAATCCTTCCTCGCCAACACCGTGATCGAGGACTTCACCGTCCGGGTCGAGGAAGTCGCGGAGGCAGCGAAGTGA
- a CDS encoding Lsr2 family protein produces MAQKVVVTLFDDIDGSEAAETIAFGLDGKSYEIDLNEANAGELRKALAPYVEAGRKRSRSGKAYRQTEVAPDPAAVRAWAQANRMDVPARGRIPKKVYEAFAAAR; encoded by the coding sequence GTGGCGCAGAAGGTCGTGGTCACTCTCTTTGACGACATCGACGGCTCGGAAGCGGCGGAGACGATCGCCTTCGGACTCGACGGCAAGTCGTACGAGATCGATCTGAACGAAGCCAACGCCGGCGAACTGCGGAAGGCGCTCGCACCGTACGTGGAGGCCGGCCGCAAGCGGTCCCGGTCGGGCAAGGCGTACCGGCAGACGGAGGTCGCCCCCGACCCGGCGGCCGTGCGCGCCTGGGCGCAGGCGAACCGGATGGACGTCCCCGCCCGCGGGCGGATCCCCAAGAAGGTCTACGAGGCGTTCGCCGCGGCCCGGTGA
- a CDS encoding ABC transporter ATP-binding protein has protein sequence MRASEHEHVIEVTGLRRVYGDGFEAVRGIDFSVRHGEIFALLGTNGAGKTSTVELLEGLAAPAGGRVRVLGHDPYTERAAVRPRTGVMLQEGGFPSELTVAETARMWAGCVTGARPPREVLALVGLEKKTGVRVKQLSGGERRRLDLALALLGDPEVLFLDEPTTGLDAEGRRDTWELVSALRERGTTVLLTTHYLEEAENLSDRLAILHEGRIAATGTPAEVTAAQPSRITFELPEGYFLGDLPPLDELGACGHETEGRTVRLRTRELQRAATRLLVWAETAGVELRGLDVRSASLEEAFLGIAREASATGEREYAA, from the coding sequence ATGCGAGCGAGCGAACACGAACACGTGATAGAGGTCACCGGCCTGCGACGTGTGTACGGGGACGGGTTCGAGGCGGTGCGCGGGATCGACTTCTCCGTGCGCCACGGGGAGATCTTCGCGCTGCTGGGCACCAACGGCGCCGGCAAGACGTCGACGGTCGAACTGCTGGAGGGCCTCGCCGCACCGGCCGGCGGCCGGGTGCGCGTCCTCGGGCACGACCCGTACACCGAGCGGGCCGCCGTGCGCCCCCGCACCGGGGTGATGCTCCAGGAGGGCGGCTTCCCCTCCGAGCTGACCGTCGCGGAGACCGCGCGGATGTGGGCCGGCTGCGTCACCGGGGCGCGCCCGCCGCGGGAGGTGCTGGCGCTGGTCGGGCTGGAGAAGAAGACCGGCGTGCGGGTGAAGCAGCTCTCCGGGGGCGAACGGCGGCGCCTGGACCTGGCGCTCGCCCTGCTCGGCGACCCCGAGGTGCTCTTCCTGGACGAGCCCACCACCGGACTCGACGCCGAAGGACGCCGGGACACCTGGGAGTTGGTGAGCGCGCTGCGCGAGCGCGGCACGACGGTGCTGCTGACCACCCACTACCTGGAGGAGGCCGAGAACCTCTCCGACCGGCTCGCGATCCTGCACGAGGGACGCATCGCCGCCACCGGCACCCCGGCCGAGGTGACCGCCGCGCAGCCGTCCCGGATCACCTTCGAACTGCCCGAGGGCTACTTCCTCGGCGACCTGCCGCCGCTCGACGAACTGGGCGCGTGCGGGCACGAGACGGAGGGGCGGACGGTCCGGCTGCGGACCCGTGAGCTGCAGCGGGCGGCCACCAGACTGCTGGTGTGGGCGGAGACGGCCGGGGTGGAACTGCGCGGGCTGGACGTGCGGTCCGCATCGCTGGAGGAGGCGTTCCTGGGCATCGCCCGGGAGGCGTCCGCCACGGGAGAACGGGAGTACGCGGCATGA